The Montipora foliosa isolate CH-2021 chromosome 6, ASM3666993v2, whole genome shotgun sequence genome includes the window ATCGCCTTTGGCACCTTCTCGGTAAAAAAAGTACGATGCAATCGATGATCTTTGTCTCAATGACCTCAATGACCTGACCCTCCATGTTGACCGTGCCAATGTTACACGTGGTGAGGGTCTGGCGAGTTGAATGCCTTTTTGTCAGCCGGAACCCGAAATCCTGGGTTCCTAGAGGTCAAATATATGTTGATCTAGTCTAGTTCTTAGTTCAggaagaaaaaattgaaacagaCCGCCAAATTAATTTCCGGGATCCGcacttcaaaacaaacaaaatgcaTAATCCACtctgaaatattgaagaaatccGTGATTCGCCGAGCATTCAAAAACTGCCAATCCGCAAAATGTGTCCTCAAAATCAGAAATCAGAGTTGTTTTTGTAGCCAAATCCGCCGATCCGCGAACCTATTAACCCCCctcttttcacatgtgaaaataacatgttatcttcacgtgtgaagatatcatgttttcgcgcgaaagctcacttggtatttcattggcgTTTTTATAATGAAAATTGatgttttggtcatagtagtACTTTAAGGTACTATGGCAGCAAATAAAAATTACTTACTTAAGAAGACCATGAGCACTGTAGTAGAGAATCCAAAGAATACCAGCAATCCCAGATATGAAAGCAAGGATATGCGCAATACATTGATCTTAGAAAGGCACATTCCAAATGCCTTAATAGTTACTATGCCACCAACACCTTCCAGGAAAGTCCAAAGTGCCACAAAGCATCCTATATATTCTGGAGAGAAACAAAGAGGTGAATGGAGCATAAAAAGACTCAAAACTCCAGATATACCCCCAACTGATAAGCTGAAAAAACCACAGCAAAGAGTCAAAACTACTAAATTTCTCTTCCTGGCACCGCCAGCCTTTGCATAGACTCTCCAAGAGGACTTGAAGTTATCCAAACTGAAGAGCTTTCCTGTTTCTTCATTGGATTTGCATCTTGATTCAGGCACAAAGAAAACTGCATAAATAACTGCAACAATTTCACATCCCAGTATGAACCAATAAGGAGAAGAGAATCCAAGGTTTTCAATCCAAAAACCACTTGACAGCTTGGCAACCATGCCCCCCAGAAGTACAACGAATTCTAAAATGCCTgcaattttggaaaaagaaaGTAAGCATTAAattatttaaggaggctcaaaccagttttaacactttcaacaatcTGTACTACTTGGAAGTATTGGATCGACCAACCTTTTACAGTTAATGGTAGTGTTATGATGCCAAATGAAACACCTGTAGATGCTTAACAATATGTGACGCACcgggttaccatggcaacaaaagagccatttAAAATTAgcctatattttgtttttaaacacatatatctcaaaaacgaacttggtgacccccattttttattgctgaaacgTGATTACCACGCTaggataaaactttctgcaaagtttaaaaaaattctctagagcagattcatagccaccatcacaattgaaaaattttaaggtggctctgaatctgctccagggaatttttttaaactttgcagcgagttttgttttagcctactaatcacttttcagcaataaaaaattcttttttgagatataagAGCTTAACTAAAAATATAaggcgtttttagatggttcttttgttgccatggtaatttattacgtcatgTTAATATgagcatcttgttaagcaattattggtgttttatatggtaccataacattgccattaagtgaaacagCGTTGTAAAATTAATCTTTCTAATAACACATCTCCTCTAAATTattgaaaccggtttgagccaccGTAAGAAATGTAACTAGGGGAAATCTAAACCATAATTTATAAAACAATCAAAACTCTTCCGTTTTTCCTTCACAAATAATCATTGAGTTTAATAAGAATAGACACTCTTTGAGTTGTAGTCAGTACTACATGGAGGCTATTTATTGAAGAACATTTAAAGCATAATTTTCTACAGAAGTTGATGTAGACTAGAAAACAAAAGATTCCAAATTTGTATTTAATACTAAGTTTACCTAGTCTAAATGCAAATTGTCCCTTCTCTGTGGTGTCTGCAATATATGACATGCAGGCAAAGAGTATAGTAGTGAAACATCCAAAAAGGCCATGTATAAGAGCACCAACAAACAAACAGTAAATGGGCAACTTGACATACATGACAATAAGAACAACACCAGCTTCCAGTGCACTGCCCACAGCAGGGAGAATCAGTGCAGGGCGTCGGCCAACCTTATCTGTCCAACCTCCCATAAACAGGGTAATCACAATTGATGGAAAGATAGAGAACAGTACAGTACCCAGCTTGAAATATGAAGCATACGACTGGACCTGGTATAAGATATTAAAAGGACAGTGTTAATTCTTGTCGATGTGATTTTTAACTTGCTTCATAACAGCAAGAAAGAGTGTCATATATTGGTATTACTTTGGCTAGCAAGCATATAATTTCCGTTGTATTGCAGTACAAGGCTAACTTTAATTCTCTAAGAGATTTTTAGGGAGCCCAAGGCTCTAAAATTCTGAAATCTAGGGTAGCAATACCCGGCTTCCAATTTTtgtacaaatttaaaatttctttgccGCCCGAAGGTAAAAGCTAGCTACTAGGGATCACGCGGCGGTGTTCGAGCACAGCCGTGCAGTAAACAGGATAAATATTTCTTGGTCTCTACCTCCTTCTCCAGCTTCTCCATAGAATCGTTGAAAGGCTTTGAGCCACAACCTgacttttgtttttgaaagtgATATGGAAAACCTCTTTCCTCACTCAGCCGATAGTAGACATATTGCTGATAAATTAGGACATTCATCAGCAAGCCACATGAATAGAAAAATATCACTGGTTCCACAGTCAACATCTTTCGCCAAATGGAACTGCATTGCATAGTGAGTGACTGTTGAATGTTGGCCTGGGAATTAAAGCacaaatgaaaaatgttttccAAGTAGCCCACAATCTTTATCAAACTAGTAATAGTTCTCTCTAGATCTCTCCCCGGTTTGAACATCATGTCTATTCTGTAATAAACCTTATAACTTCTATTACAAAATACCACATTACCTGTGGTAATTGTCTTTACTTGGCATTTAAAAGTTTAGGATTTTCCTCTCCTATATGAGATAATGGGAGGATTTCTGTATATTTCCATAAGTCGTGGTTGATTTTCTATCAAATGCCTTTTCCCGTTTGGATGGCGATTCATTAGGCATTTCTGAGAAATACAAacagacaaggttaatttgggaacagaaataAGCCCAACTAAGTAATTAAGTGAATATGTGGCTCAGCCAGGAATCAAAtctgggtctccagattaccgaTCGGATGCCTTACccactcggccactgaaccagccacactatatatataattttttttttttttaaagttaggCACTGATGGATGGTATTGCGTGTGAAAAAGGGCATTAATTTCTTTTGCGTGTcccctttttcttttaaagccGTGTGTCTGTCCCTGAAAATCACTTCAGCGAGGATTTGTTCTGTGAACCGTTGCGGATAGTCCCTGGTGGATAAGCGGGACTTGAAATTGcattatattttcctcaaaTGTCTTTTGAAAATAATGAGTTAATTTTATTTGTGCTAAGTAGGCATTAGGCTTCTCTTCTTTGAAAGCCTTTCCTTACTCCTGGTGTTTTCTTTGTCAAATCTTTCGCCCTTGTAGACGCATGTGTCCAGAACCGTAATCTCAGTGTCAGATATTTCAGCCGCAACTTTAATTGTAGGGTGTAGGGTTTTAGGTAGTTCAATGAATTCGTCTATTTTCAGTTCTGTTTGTTTCCCACTCAACCGTTTTCGTTTTGCTCTCACTCAAGATGTCCGTTTCTATCTTAGACTTATGTATATGAaactgccatttttgttcccaTCGGTACCAGCATTCTAGATGAGTTCCCTGAAGTATTCCAAGGACTTCGGTGTCTTCCTGGAAAGTACCACATTAATATCAACCCCTCGGTTCCTCCTGCAGTGCACCCACCCAGGCGAGTTCCCCAGTCGAAGCGAGAGCCATTGAAGAAGGAACTGGTCAGAATGGTGGAGGCTGGAATCCTAGAGAAAGTATCCTTGAATGAACCAGCTCATTGGGTTAGCAGTCTTGTTTGTGTTGATAAACCGGATGGATCTATTCGTGTGTGCTTAGACGCGAAAGATCTCAATGTGGCCATTAAAAGAGAACACTACCCATTACCGTTAGTCGATGACATTACAGCAAATTGTACAGGAGCCACAGTGTTTTCAACTTTGGATGCAGAAAAGGCATTCTACCAAATCCAGTTAGATGAGGAGAGCAGTAAGCTCCTGACATTTAATACCCCCTTTGGAAGGTATCGATACTTGAGGATGCCAATGGGAATTAAATCTGCACCAGAGGTTTACCAA containing:
- the LOC138006405 gene encoding proton-coupled folate transporter-like isoform X2 — its product is MQCSSIWRKMLTVEPVIFFYSCGLLMNVLIYQQYVYYRLSEERGFPYHFQKQKSGCGSKPFNDSMEKLEKEVQSYASYFKLGTVLFSIFPSIVITLFMGGWTDKVGRRPALILPAVGSALEAGVVLIVMYVKLPIYCLFVGALIHGLFGCFTTILFACMSYIADTTEKGQFAFRLGILEFVVLLGGMVAKLSSGFWIENLGFSSPYWFILGCEIVAVIYAVFFVPESRCKSNEETGKLFSLDNFKSSWRVYAKAGGARKRNLVVLTLCCGFFSLSVGGISGVLSLFMLHSPLCFSPEYIGCFVALWTFLEGVGGIVTIKAFGMCLSKINVLRISLLSYLGLLVFFGFSTTVLMVFLSSLFSATASVKTLFAYLGAVILNSLYAKSLKFDEPGFVFFLAAALLLLPLALTFFLKDLSMFENKRKLINQVSGYKSITDPANEKDEQNYSPSSLAKTPEDPLVIPDSDSCEAKRV
- the LOC138006405 gene encoding proton-coupled folate transporter-like isoform X1, which translates into the protein MQCSSIWRKMLTVEPVIFFYSCGLLMNVLIYQQYVYYRLSEERGFPYHFQKQKSGCGSKPFNDSMEKLEKEVQSYASYFKLGTVLFSIFPSIVITLFMGGWTDKVGRRPALILPAVGSALEAGVVLIVMYVKLPIYCLFVGALIHGLFGCFTTILFACMSYIADTTEKGQFAFRLGILEFVVLLGGMVAKLSSGFWIENLGFSSPYWFILGCEIVAVIYAVFFVPESRCKSNEETGKLFSLDNFKSSWRVYAKAGGARKRNLVVLTLCCGFFSLSVGGISGVLSLFMLHSPLCFSPEYIGCFVALWTFLEGVGGIVTIKAFGMCLSKINVLRISLLSYLGLLVFFGFSTTVLMVFLSPLIGILRGAGAPVLRAMMSEIVSADDQGSLFSATASVKTLFAYLGAVILNSLYAKSLKFDEPGFVFFLAAALLLLPLALTFFLKDLSMFENKRKLINQVSGYKSITDPANEKDEQNYSPSSLAKTPEDPLVIPDSDSCEAKRV